Genomic DNA from Peribacillus simplex NBRC 15720 = DSM 1321:
ACCCGTAAACAGCAAGAACCGCTTTCGCTTCTTCAAAGTTTGCAACATCATAAGGGTTTCTTAAACTCATTAAAACAAATTCTTTATCTTTCTTCTTAGCATGATTCATGACCGCTCTAGGGAAGGCTGTTGCCCACTTCGACGAATCTTGAATGCTATCATCTATCACTCCATCATTGACAGCCGGATCGTTTTTGACAATATAGGAACCAGTTATGACAAAGTCCGTTTCATCAATGAGTCTGGCCACTTGATCTGTAAATGACTTTCCTGAAAAACTCATACCCGTTATTTGGACTTTCTTTATTTTCTTTTTATCAGCTAATTCGCTGATGCTCCTGGACATGGATTCAACTTGGTCATCAAAAGGAGCAATAATTAAAACTTTATCATTTTTCTTAGGTTTGAAAGGCAATGTTTTGTCTTCATTTTTCAATAGAGTGATGGCATCCTCCGCGATTTTCTTTTCTTTTTTCAAATGATCTTCATTCCCGACCACTTGAAGCGCGGTTTCGATTTTTTTATCGATCGGAGTATCATCAGGGTTTAATATCCCTCTTTTCACTTTCAGTTCAAGTATCCTCGTTACAGATTGATTGACTTGACCTAGAGGAATTTCCCCGCTTTCCACTGCTGCCTTCACTGCATTGAATACAGAGGTTATATTCTTTTCCATTTGAAGCGAATTAACCTGTGCAGGCATCAATGCAATATCAACACCAGATTTCAGAGCAAGGACCACAGCTTCTTCCTGTCCGAAGTTGTCCGCTATTGCTTTCATATTCAAAGCATCTGTAACCACAACACCGTCAAAACCCATTTCTTCACGTAATAGACCCGTGATGACCTTATGTGACAACGTTGCAGGAACCATAATTTCTTGACCGTCTTTTTTACTGATATACGTAGTGTCATCGAATGCAGGAAATTGAACATGTGCAGTCATCATCATATCAACTCCAGCATCGATGGCTCTTTGGAAAGGAACCAACTCGATGGAACGCAAACGTTCTTTATCATGAGAAACAAGGGGGAGACCATAATGACTATCGACTGCTGTATCTCCGTGACCGGGGAAATGCTTGGTCGTAGCTATCATGTTCTGATTTTGCAATCCTTTTATCGTCTGAATGCCAAGCTTTGATACAAGTTCCGGATCAGAACTGAAGGAACGAACACCAATGACAGGATTTCCGGGATTATTATTGACATCGACAGACGGCCCGAAATTGACATTTATGCCAAGTGACGACAGTTCCTTGCCAATGATTTCTCCAGATTGATAAGCGTAACTCTCATTTCTGGCTGCACCAAGTGCCATATTACCAGGAAGGTTCGTTCCAGTTTGAAGGCGAGTCACGATTCCTCCTTCCTGATCAATCGTTATGAACAGCGGAAGATCCGGGCTTGCCATCTGCAAACCATCGGTGAGCCGAACCGTTTGTTCGGTATCGACTACATTCTCAGCAAACAGAATCACACCGCCAAGATGATATTTTTTAATGATGCTTGCAACTTCTGAGTTCATTTCAATAAAACCGGTTGCCTTCACTTCTCCTTGTTTTTGCCAATTACGAAAATCCGGCATGAGCATTTGACCGACCTTTTCATCGATTGTCATGTTCTCTACGATTTCCGGAATATCCGATTCTGATTTTTCTTTCTCTGATCCCTTTGCTGTCGCATTCCCTCCCAGAATAGATAAAACTAAGAATAATGCGATTCCAGCAGGGGCACATATCCTTTTTATCATTTAGGCTTCCTCCCTTGTATACTTTTTAGTTCTGCTAGCAACAATTCCATATCCGCTTCCATGAAGGGGTAAAAATGAATGGAAATGAACTATATAGATCCTATAAAGAAATCAAGGCAGCATTGGGAATCCCAGCAGCCGCCTCTTTTTACAAGCCTTCATGAAATATATCCATTTATAATTGATTCATAGAGCCCAATTGGTCACTCATTTATAAGTTTTATCGTTTGACCAGGCTTTAGAAGGGACAGCAAGGGAATATCTTCTTCTATAACTCGCCCTATCACATTAACTCGGTGATTTGCACCTAGGTCTCTCTTGCAAATTTGAACCTCTCCCCGATATCTTCCGTAAGCATCATTGTCCATCGTTATGGATCCAAGGCTGCGTGCAACTGTATTACTCGGCTCAACATTTTCTGTAACCCGTGTATTCTGCAGCCGGAAAACATCTTGAGAAACATCTGGCCTCAATTTATACTGACCGCTTTGTAAGAGGTTGGATTCCATTCGAACAGTTAGAATATTTAGATTTTTATAAGCAGTCAGATTCTCAAGCAGATTATTCTCCGTTCCTTGATCTCCAACGTAAACTCCTTCCACATGCTGAAATAGCTCAATACCGGCAGCGTAAGGATTCATCAACCTGTGTTTTTCAAGCGTGGGAAGGCCTTCATGAAGAGGACCGCGTTTACTTCCTGCACCCGGGATGAAAGCAAAGATCGGTATGCCGTATTTCTTGAACATTCGATTTTGATCATGAAAGAATTCTTCCTCAAGTCCCGTTTCAAGCCTTGGATAAAAGTTGTGCCAAGCTATCAACCTTTCCGGTTCCACACCTCCCTCAAGCACGGCTAAAAGTTCATCTTCATTCAACGTACTTGCATTTAGTGAGAGTGAAAACACCTTCGATAAAGATATGATCATTTCGTTATCAAACCCATCATCAAGGCGAATACCTTTAATACCTAATGGCCATAAATCCGTAAATTTGCTAATCCCCAAATGATCAAGCGTATTTAATGAGACATCTGCATGGATTTCCATTCCATAGGCCTCTGAAAGCTTTAAAAGCTTGATCATCCTCTTCACGAGATCACCCTTTTCTTCAGGAATATGCAGCGAGGTAAATGCTTTCTTCACTCCCAGGTTAGCTGCATGGATGATTTGTGTTTCTGCATGCGGATCTTGTAGATAAAAAGAGATTCCGATCACTTGAATTCAACCGCCATTTCATCTTTGAATCCAAACAGATACGTAAAAATAAATCCTGCTATATAGGAAATGAACAACCCAGCTAGGAACAGTCCGATTTGGTTTGGATGAACTAAAAAGGTAAGCGGCAGTCCGGACACACCGATGGACGACGTTGCAATTCCGAATTGAGCTTGGAATGCTCCACCTACTCCTGCACCTAAGCATGCAGTTAAGAAAGGCCGGCCCAATGGCAGGGTCACTCCAAATATAAGGGGTTCACCGATACCAAGCATCCCGGAAGGAAGGCCTCCTCCGATAGCTCTCTTCAAACTTGCTTTCTTCGTTTTCATATAGATGGCAAATGCCGCTCCCACTTGGCCCGCGCCACCCATTGCCAAAATGGGAAGCAGTGGATCATCGCCAATCGAATTGATCAATTCTAGATGGACAGGCGTTAAACCTTGATGTAAACCAGTAATGACTAGAGGGAGGAAGGCCGCACCAAGCACGAATCCCGCTACAACACCACCGAAATCCAATACATTCAATAACCCAGTAGTAATGGCATCCGATAAAAACCCTCCTACCGGCATAAATACAATGTAAGTGACAATTCCAGTAATGAGTAAAGCGATGGTTGGCGTCAAAATGATATCCAGTGATTGAGGAATGAATTTCCTGACCTGTTTTTCCACCAAGGCTATGAAAATAGCGGCAAAGAGGACTCCTATCAACCCACCGCGGCCAGGGAGCAAATTTTCACCGAACAATGAAATGTCGCCGACGGCAGGGTTAATGACCAAGATACCTGCCAGTGCACCAAGTGCAGGTGATCCACCGTATTCTTTTGCTGCATTGGTACCAACCAAAATCCCCAAGTAGGCAAACAGCCCCGATCCGATAACGGTTAAAATGATGGCTAATTGCGATTCTGCTGCAAGCCAGCCCGCTTGAACGATTGCTTTTGTAATACCGGTAATCAAACCTGATGCCACTAAGGCGGGAATTAAAGGGATGAAAATACTTGCAATCCTGCGTAAAAAAAGTTTAAACGGTTTTGCGTTTTTCCTATCAATCTCTGATTTATTCTTCGAGGCTACTTCTTTTAAGTTCAAATCGCCAGAAGCTTCCTCCAGAAGCTTTTCAAATTCTGTATGAACCTTGTTCACCACGCCTGGCCCGAGGACGATTTGTATCGTTTCCTCTTCAATGACGCCAAAAACGCCTTCCGTATTTTTTATATCTTCAATTTTTACTTTCGAACGATCGATTGGCAGTACCCTTAGTCTGGTCATACAATGTGCAGCATCGGCAACATTGGATGCCCCACCCAATTTCCCCAATAACTCTTCTGCTAAACTGGCGTACTTATCCCCCTTACTCATTCAAAAGCCCCCTTTGTCAAATCTCGTATTAGTCATTTATATCGATCTGTCATCGATTTAATGGCAGACCTGGTGTTATCAATATATTGGACAGTCTCTTCATATTGCTCTGAAGCCATCCCCAAAAACAAAATGTCAATCATATATAATTGCGCCAATCGTGAAGATGTTGCTGCACTTCGAAACGGTGCTTCGTTCGAAAAGGATGTATACAGTGTGGCATCACACAAAGAGGATACCGTTGTTTGACCAAAATGAGTCAGCCCGATCGTTTTTACCCCACGTTCTTTTGCCAGCTTCAGTATATTGACAACTTCTGGTGTTTCCCCTGAGAATGAAATGGCAAAAACGATGTCATTTTCATCTGCATTTGCAATCAGGGTTGCAACTAAATGCATATCTGTAAAAGCCGTTGCCCCTTTATTGATGCGAAGTAATTTTTGCTGAGCGTCAGCAGCAACTATATTCGAAGCACCCACACCGCAAAAGTGGACGGTTTTAGCTTCCAGCATCAGCGTTATTGCATGTTTGAGATTATCGTGATCGATGATTTCAGATGTGTCCCGGATGGTCTGAATCGAATTACTCGTTGTTTTCTCCACAATCCGATACAGTGATTCGGACGGCTCGATATCCCGGTAGCCCTGTTCAACGGTCTTCATCAAATCTCCAGCAATCCTTATTTTCAGATCTTGAAAACCTTTTATTCCAAGCGATTTACACAACCTAATAACAGCAGCCCCGCTTGTTTGGGCAGACGTACTTAATTCCTGTACAGTGCTGTTCACAACTTCATGAGGATTCTGAAGAATATATTCTGCTAGTTTTTGTTCTGATTGCGGCAGCTTGCTCAACATCGTCTGTATGATGGATAATCCTCCTGTAGCCATTGCTTCCCTCCTTAATCTTCATAGATCGAGATGGCTTTTCTGACATCTCCATCCGTATTTTCCAATAACTCAATTGCTTTTTCATAATCTGTTGCCGTTGAGATCATGACAATCGCTGGTTTAACTTGATTATTTGCCTTTTCAAGCGTATTCAAAGCTTGATCATAGTCAGCATTCGTTACAGTTTCTATGATGCTAATTGCACGGTCCTTCAGTTTTTGATTACTTACATTTACATCAACCATCAGATTTTCATAGACTTTTCCCAACCGGATCATGGTTGCCGTTGAGATCATATTGAGTACCATTTTATGTGCGGTTGCCGCTTTCATTCTCGTGGATCCTGTTAACACTTCCGGTCCGACCACCACTTCAATCCCTATATCAGCTGCTTCCGTGATGCTCGCGTTTTTATTGCATGATAAAGCCACCGCTTTAGCCCCAACTTTTCTGGCATAACGTAAAGCGCCCCTCACATAAGGGGTGCGGCCGCTTGCCGCAATGCCTATTACCGTATCATTTGCTGTAAGGTCCACGTCAATTAAATCACATTCCCCATACTCTTCTTTATCCTCTGCTCCTTCAACAGCCCGAACAAACGCCTTTTCCCCTCCTGCGATTATTCCCAGCACCCTATCAGGTGGTGTGCTGAAAGTCGGGGGACATTCCACTGCATCCAGAACACCGAGTCTTCCGCTCGTTCCTGCTCCGATGTATATGAGTCTCCCTCCTTTTTTTAACGATTCGCAAGCCCATTCAACTACCGTTTCAATCTCTGGCAATACCTCCTGAACCGCTGCTGCCACTTTAAAATCTTCCTTATTGATTGCAGAAATGATTTCCATCGTATTTACACTGTCGATATTCATCGTCTTTTCGTTCCGTAATTCAGTCGTTAATGAACGCAAATGTTCTTCCATAGACAATTAAATCCTCCTATATCAATCACTTAAATATAATTTCATTTTTTAATAGAAATTAATGAAATTATATTTCATATTATATTCAATGATAGCGTTTTCATTACTCGGATACAAGATATTTTTGTAAGATTTGTTAATTAGCATTTTTCTTTCCTCAAAACCCCAATGCCGGATTTAAATTAAATTTGCATCCATAGCCGCTTTCTGCGTGTGCCAATATTTTACCCAAAGGAGCCTACTAATTTTGGTGAATTTACACCCCAAGATTTACTCAACAATAAAAAACGTGTACCGTCACCTATGATTAGGAACGATACACGAACAAGTAATTTAACAAAATGCTAAACTAGTATACTACGCCAGAAATGGAACACCTGCAACCCTTTACCCAGTTAACGGACAGGGACTACTTTCCCGTTTTCTACTGCACCGACTACAATACTTGATGCAAATCCTCCATTTTCATCAATCGAGGGAATATCGTATATTTTTTGGTCTGGCCCTATATTTGAAAGTCCATCTTGCATATGTTTACGGATGGCCTTGGCATCATCAACGCTGCCTGCAGATTTCATCGCTTCCACAAACGCATACATGGCGATATAATTCAAACCTACTTCGGAGCTTGGATCTTCTTTATAATTTTTTTGATACTTCTCAACGAAAGCAGGCACTGCTTCTTCATCTGAGTCCATCAGTGGCAGAACGCCAATCGAGCCTTCCAATGTTTCATATGACCCTGCAATACGCTTCATTTGATCCAGCTTTGCTTGATCCATGATGATGAAACCGCCTTTAAATCCTAGCTCCCGAGCTTGCTTCGCTACTTTTGCCGTAGGTTCCGAAGCACCACCGATAAATAGCACATCAGGATCTTTTTTCAAGGCATTTGTTACAATCGTAAAGAAATCGGTTTCTTTGGCGAAATCAATCGAGGAATTATAAACGACTTTTCCGCCTTGTTTTTCCCAATTTGGGAGCACCGCTTCCGTCCAGTCTTTACCGTATTGCGAAGATGTTGGCAAAGCGGCAATTTTCTTGCCGAAATGTTCCATTGCATATGTTGTAAAAGGTTCGATATACCCCTCGTAATTCGGTGGAATTCGAACGGTTAATGAATTTCCGCTCTTGGTCACTGCCGGTTCACTTGTATATGCACCAATGATGAATTCCTCTTGTTCATTAAAAACCTGAAGTGCCAGCACACCTCCGCTATGAGGCGTGAAAATGATCGGCGTATCATATTCCTGAATTAATCGTTTAGCATTCGAGCCTGTTTCATTAGGTAAGTATTTATCATCCAACGAGACTAAATTCAGCGTGTAATTCTTACCATCTACTTCAAACCCACCAGCATCGTTAATTTCATTGACGGCCATTTCGACACCATTCAATGTCCGTTTCCCATATAACGCTGCTGCCCCGCTTAAAGGACCGCTAAAACCGATGTTAACGACATTTTCACTTTTTCCTTTACTGCCACTGCTTGACACAGGGCTATCCCCTTTATTGCACCCGGTCAAAACAGTGATGATTAGCAGGAGAAAGACAAATAATACTTTCAGTTTTTTCATAAAAATCCCCCATTCAATTTTTTCAGGCCCCAATATACGCTTTCCTTACTTCATCATTGGCTAATAACTCACTTGCTGTTCCTTGAACGACAATTTCCCCATTTTCAAAAACATATCCTTTATCTGCAATGCTGAGGGCAGCATTCGCGTTTTGTTCAGCAAGCAGGACCGTGATTCCTTCGCGGTTTATTTCTTCAATGACTTGAAACATTTGTTCGACAATAAGTGGAGCAAGTCCCACAGAAGGCTCATCAAGCATTAACAATTTCGGTTTCGACATCAAAGCCCTTCCAATTGCGAGCATTTGCTGTTGGCCGCCGCTCAGGCTTCCCGCTTCATCATGATGCTTTTCTTTTAAAATCGGGAATAAGTGATAGACGTACTCCAAGGAATCCTTGATCTCCGCTTTCTTCTTTCGATGCACATAAGCACCCATCCTCAGATTTTCCTGGACGGTCATCTGTGGAAACAGTTTACGTCCTTCGGCACACTGAACTATTCCCTCCTGAACATTCTTATCCGGGGCACGGCCGCCTATGGGCATGCCCAGAAAATGAATTTCCCCCTTGGACAGCTTACTGATTCCGCTTATGGAACGAAAAGTCGTGCTTTTTCCTGCCCCATTAGCTCCTAACAAAACAACGATCTCTCCCTTAGCAACTTCGATATTCACATGTTTTATCGCAGTGAAACTCCCATATTTTACGGCGACATCGGTTAACTTAAGCACTGGCACTACCTCCCAAATAGGCTTTAATCACCGCTTCATTTCCGCGGATTTCCTTAGGTGTGCCCTCGGCAATTTTTTCTCCGTAATTAAGGACCATGATGTGATCCGCCAAGTTCATGATCATATGCATTTTGTGTTCGATTAAACAAACGGTCAGTCCCAATCGATTTAATTTTTTAATCAGTTCTGTCAAGCCTTCCGTTTCATCCGGGTTGATTCCTGCCGCAGGTTCATCAAGAAAGATAATTTCCGGTTCCGTCGCAAGGGCAAGGGCAATGGCTGTCCTTTTCTTTTCCTCCTGCGAGATGCTGGAGACCATTCTGTCAGCCGATTCCGTCAATCCAACTATTTCAAGCACCTCCATTGCCTTATCCCTGCATGCCGCTTCCTCCCGTTTTAAACGTTTTGTCCTTAGAATCGCATCCACCAAATTGGATTTGGTTCGCAGTCTATGTCCGACAATGACATTATCCAACACGGTCGATTGATCAAAAAGGCTTGTCGTTTGAAAGGTTCTTGAAATTCCAAGCCCCGCTATTTCATTGGCAGGCAGTTTTGTGATATCAATCCCTTTAAAAAGGACCGTCCCTGAAGTTGGTCGATGAAAGCCACTGATCAAGTTGAAAAAAGTGGATTTCCCTGCACCATTTGGTCCGATAATTGCATTGATTCTACCTTTTTCAATCGTAAAATCCACATTATTGACGGCCGCCAATCCACCAAACCGTTTTGTCAAATTCTTTGTTTCGATAAGCAAATTCATCCCTCCTCCGCTTTTATGTGCATTTCATTTCTCACCCCGGGCAGCTTATTATCTTTTCGCTTTCTTTGCCAATCAAAGAAGGCCCCTGCGATTCCTCGCGGATAAAAGATGATGATCACCGTAAGCAATGGCCCGAATATCAACATTCGGTATTCTTGAAGGAATTGCAGATTCTGCGAAAGGATTACTAACAGTAATGTTCCTACCAACGGACCCGAAAGTGTCCCGATTCCACCAACCAATAAATACATTAATAGATCAAACATTATGGCTGTTGATCCGATATCAGGTCCAATGAACCGTATGAATGACGCATACAAGGCACCTGCCAGACCTGCAAAAAATGTAGATAGGACAAATGCTGTTAACTTATTCTTCATTGTGGATATACCTATCGTTTGTGCAAGGTCCTCGCTGTTTCTGATAGCCATATACGTTCTGCCGGTCAATGAGCGGATAATTCGATACACGATTAAAATCACTGCAAGCAGGAAAATGAGGACTAGATAATATTGGGATGCTGCCGTATCGAAAGTAATCGGGCCTATATTCCCAGGAGCAGGGATACCGATCAATCCCCTAACCCCCTCTGTAAGACCCTCCCATTTATCGATGACCAGATATATGATGTAACCCACACATAGAGTATAAATCGCGAAAAAGTGTTCCTTTGTCCTCAGCGCGATCAATCCGATTAAAAATCCAATTGCACATGTGATTAAACATGCACATACAAGTGCCAGCCAAAAGTTCATTCCTGCTTTTACCGTCAGCAGCCCAAGTGAATATGCTCCAATGGCAAAAAATCCAGCATGTGCAAGCGAGAGATATCCGGTATACCCTGATAATAAATTGATTCCATAAACAGCTATCGCCCAGATGAACGAAAGTGTCAGCATATGGAGATAATAGTCGTTTTGCGCGATAAAGGGGAATGAAAAAGCAAAGATGATAAGAGCAATAATCGCATTTCTTTTCGTTAATATCCTCACGCTACCTCTCCCCCTTGGCAAAAAGACCTGTTGGTTTCACTGTTAAAATTACGACTAATAGAATGAATGCAATGATGTCTTTATAATCATTTGAAATATAAGTTGCGCCCAGGCTCTCACTGAAACCTAGGATATATCCGCCTACGATCGCCCCCGGGATGCTCCCCATCCCGCCCAATATGATAATGACGAATGCTTTTAGGATGACTAAATGCCCCATGCCGGGAAAAACAAGGTTAATCGGTGATGCAAGGGATGAAGCGATGGCTGCTAATCCACCCGATATCATGAAGGTAAGCATTGCTACTTTATTAATGTTGATTCCCACTAATGACGCACCTTCACGGCTTTGGGACATCGCTATTATCGTTGAACCGGTATAAGTTTTCTTTAGGAAAAGGTAAAGTAAAACCATCACTGCGATAGCTGACACGATGATCAATAATCGCTGAAGTGTGAACGTCAGGCCCATGATATTGACCACTTGGCCGTATGGAGAAGTCATTGTATGGAAGTCGGCACCCCAGACAAATTGGGCAAAAGCTTCAAGAAAAAGGAGAATTCCGATTGCGGCGATCTTATCATGCAATGGAGGTGCCTCCCTTAACAGGCGGAACACGAAACGTTCCAAAAGGACTCCCAACAAACCAACAACGATAATGGATACGAACATGGCAATCCAGTAATTGACCCCATATAATGTCATCATTGACAACGTGATATATCCACCCAACATATATAGGGCACCGTGGGCAAAGTTCGGGATATGCAAAATTCCATATACTAGCGTCAATCCCAGGGCAACAAGACTATATACGCTGCCAATCGTCAAACCATTAAAAAGCTGCTGGATCAAAATTTCCATTTACTTCCTCCTTGAAAATTATTGAATTTCACTTTGCTTTTCTTTCCCTGGCCTACAATCCTGTCCATATTTGAAACTGCGACGAAAAACATTTTCAATTATTTCCTCACAGGCTCAACCTCTCGGGAGGAACAGTAATTTAGACGATCAATTAAATAGGAATTGTTTGTTTTATGTCCCTATATTCTCTTCACAGAGATACCAAAGGAGGAGCTGATAAACCCTCGGTTTGTTGTTAGCGCTTTCATTTCAATGACCACTTAATTCAATTGGATATCATCATAGTTTCATTGACTCTAATTAAGGATTAAGTGGTGTGTTGACAAGCATATGCTGTTTTTAGGGATAGCCAATGATTCATCTTCTCTTTGTAACGGTTTACCTATGGTAATCTTCTGGTTCGTTCACCCCTTTCACCTCGCACCTTCTATAGGAGGTTTATTCCGTAGATTAATTTCCTGTTTATAAATGCAAGTGCCGTGCCAAACATTAAATCACCGTCAATAAGGCTATTCACCAGTCTGGGAATTCATTAATGAATTATAAAAAACAAAAGCATCGGTTCCATACGGGATGTCCTTCATTCACTATTGACTGAAAAAATCATTTCTGAATTAATAAAGAATTTGATTTAACATAAAGTTACAATGGACTAATTAAGACATAAGCAAAAGTAAGAAGATTACCAATAAATGGTAATCCCCTTACTTACCTATTCTTTTCCACTGACCTTTAATCGATATTTTTTAAGTTTCCTCACTATTGTTGCCTGACTGGAATCAAGGGCTTCTGCGATTTCATATGTAGTGTGGTAGGTTTGAGCCGCTTTCGTCAAGATTTCCTTTTCGGCTCTTTCCACCGCTTCTTTTAAAGTTTGGGTAGCATTGAGGTTCGGCTGATTCCGATTTTCCGGCTGATATTCTTCCGGAAGGTCATTAATCGATAATATTTGATTATCCGTCAGCACGACGAGCCTTTCCACTATATTAATCAATTCACGGACATTTCCTGGCCAATCATGTTGATAAAAATATTCTTTTAACCTCGAATCTATTTCTTTTGAAAATTTATATTGTTCATTTGCCTTTGTTAAAAATAAGTCAGTCAATGCCAAGATATCCTCTCTTCTTTCCCTTAGAGGAGGAATCGTAATCGGAATGACATTCAGCCTATAAAAGAGGTCTTCACGAAAATCACCCGATTTGACCATTTCCGATAGATTTCGGTTCGTGGCTGCTATTATGCGAACATCTATTTTCTTTGGCTTTGTACCTCCGATTCTTTGAATCTCCCTTTCCTGAAGGGCCCGAAGCAGCTTCACTTGAAGTTGCAGGGGAAGCTCACCGACTTCATCCAAGAATAAGATACCACTCTCTGCGAGTTCAAACATCCCTGGTTTGCCTTTTTGATTGGCTCCGGTAAATGCCCCTCCTTCATATCCAAAGAGCTCGGATTCCAATAAATCAGCGGGAATTGCCCCACAATTTATTTTGATGAAATCTCCTTTTTTAGATCTGATGCTCCGATTATAAATATTGCGGGCAAGGACATCCTTTCCAACACCCGTTTCTCCCAGAATGAGTACGGTCGCATCAATATCCGATATTCTTTCAGCAATCTCATAAATCATTTTCATTTTATCACTGACAAATACGACTCCATCCTTGCTTGTTATCTTCCGCAGTTTTTCTATTTCCTGCTTATATTGATTATTCAGTTCATTAACTTTCGTCAACTCATGCATCAGTTCATTTAAATCAGATAAATCCCTTATATTCGTAACGACTTGCTCTATTTCCCCTTTTGCATTAAAAACGGGACTTCCTGTAATCAATGTTTCCTTTCCAGCAAAATTATCCTGTACGACTGATACCGTTCGTCTCAGCTTCACTACCTTATGCGTCACCGAAGCATTCAAGATGCCGCGTTTAATCAATTGGTCCACCGATTTGCCGATATAATACTCTTTTGGTATGCCAGTGATCCGTTCAATTGCCGAATTGGTATAAAGCGTGATTCCATCTTGATCGGTGATGTATATCCCATCATAGGAATTTTCGATAATGGCATCCAGTGCGCGATTCAATTTATCCGTTTCATGAGCATCAATCAATAAATCGTCCAAAAATTGTGTTTCACTGCCTATATATAGAATATTGTCAGTATCCATTTGTTTCATTAATAGAAATAAATACCGTTTATCATGCAGCCTTGCAGCTGCAAGCCTTTTATTATCGAGAAATTGCCACTCATCGAATTGTTCGGTTAGTGTATTATTACCATTCTGACTTAACGATTGATTAAAATAGTTGCCCCAATCCTTTATCCGATTTGCAGAATCCACGACCAGTGCAGGAAAGGTCCACTCTTTGAGCAAATTAATCTGAGAATCCTGTTTCACTTGATTCAATACTATTCACCGCCGCAAAAAGAATTCTTTTTAAGTACAATTCTGGATAAATTTCGAAACTCCTTTAAAATTGTCGAATTTCGCTCCTAAAAAAAGTAGTGATGAAATAATTTTCATCACTACAGACTTTAATCAAATTAAAAGAAGATCAGTTTGCCTACAGTTTTTTCCCTTAAAAAATTCGAATGGATTTTAGAAATCCACTCCCTTTCCGCCGACTGTCTGCCAAGCCGCATCAAAGCAAGCGTCTGTGGGGTCTTGGCTAGCCAGTTATTCGGCAGGAGTGTCGCGAATTTGTTCAATCTAGAGAGGGTTTCAGAACAGAAAAAACCTTGTTTTAAATTCATGGTTCGGGATGAGACCATCAGTAAGTCTTAAAAATAACCTCTCCACTGATCGCTTCCTTACCTGACTGGTTAGTGGCCGCTACATTGAAAAAATATCTATTCCCAGTTTTTTCTTTTA
This window encodes:
- a CDS encoding sigma-54 interaction domain-containing protein, translated to MKQDSQINLLKEWTFPALVVDSANRIKDWGNYFNQSLSQNGNNTLTEQFDEWQFLDNKRLAAARLHDKRYLFLLMKQMDTDNILYIGSETQFLDDLLIDAHETDKLNRALDAIIENSYDGIYITDQDGITLYTNSAIERITGIPKEYYIGKSVDQLIKRGILNASVTHKVVKLRRTVSVVQDNFAGKETLITGSPVFNAKGEIEQVVTNIRDLSDLNELMHELTKVNELNNQYKQEIEKLRKITSKDGVVFVSDKMKMIYEIAERISDIDATVLILGETGVGKDVLARNIYNRSIRSKKGDFIKINCGAIPADLLESELFGYEGGAFTGANQKGKPGMFELAESGILFLDEVGELPLQLQVKLLRALQEREIQRIGGTKPKKIDVRIIAATNRNLSEMVKSGDFREDLFYRLNVIPITIPPLRERREDILALTDLFLTKANEQYKFSKEIDSRLKEYFYQHDWPGNVRELINIVERLVVLTDNQILSINDLPEEYQPENRNQPNLNATQTLKEAVERAEKEILTKAAQTYHTTYEIAEALDSSQATIVRKLKKYRLKVSGKE